From a single Ignavibacteria bacterium genomic region:
- a CDS encoding periplasmic heavy metal sensor, whose amino-acid sequence MDWINQNKFKSWLIAFLVVVNLVTLSLFWIYTSKDRETPPKQQSKGGSESINLMKKVLDLNSDQTDRLEKMQTNKVEQIKLRNDSLTTLKKLLAEELFKDKPDTSAAKIFALEIGRLQTEVELLRFEHFNDLISICSPEQKEKLKPVLVEFFGKKPPKDIPKEGKDVKPDKQRKEPPEKKIEEERPDAKQDSPKKVRPAPPSIDEKVAKYVNRLNLTPDQTEKIRQIFIRSNQKGEQLRNQKMNDRETREAEKQKIRNEEDAAVMEILDSDQKIEFQKMLQKRRNQTL is encoded by the coding sequence ATGGATTGGATAAATCAGAACAAATTTAAGAGTTGGTTGATAGCCTTTCTTGTTGTGGTAAATCTGGTAACACTTTCACTCTTTTGGATCTACACTTCAAAAGACAGGGAGACTCCACCCAAACAGCAATCGAAAGGGGGCAGCGAGTCGATTAATCTAATGAAAAAAGTCCTTGATCTTAACAGCGATCAAACCGATCGATTGGAAAAAATGCAGACGAACAAAGTTGAACAGATTAAATTGAGGAACGACTCGCTTACCACACTGAAAAAACTGCTGGCTGAAGAGTTGTTTAAAGATAAACCGGACACTTCTGCCGCAAAGATATTTGCGCTCGAGATTGGCAGACTGCAGACTGAAGTCGAATTGCTCAGGTTCGAACATTTTAATGATCTGATTTCGATTTGCTCACCGGAGCAAAAAGAGAAACTGAAACCTGTTTTGGTGGAATTCTTTGGTAAAAAACCTCCAAAGGATATACCCAAGGAGGGGAAAGATGTGAAACCTGACAAGCAGAGGAAGGAACCGCCGGAGAAGAAAATTGAGGAGGAAAGGCCCGATGCAAAACAGGATTCACCAAAAAAGGTTCGACCCGCACCTCCGTCCATCGATGAGAAAGTTGCCAAATATGTCAACAGGCTTAATCTGACTCCCGATCAGACTGAGAAAATCCGTCAGATATTTATCCGCTCCAATCAAAAGGGAGAACAGTTAAGAAATCAGAAGATGAATGATCGCGAGACAAGAGAAGCAGAGAAACAAAAGATTAGAAACGAGGAAGATGCAGCAGTAATGGAAATTCTGGATTCTGATCAGAAAATTGAATTTCAGAAAATGTTGCAAAAAAGAAGGAACCAGACCCTTTGA
- a CDS encoding metallophosphoesterase, which yields MRLLFKYLIALTLFNLANLFASPAGLDTSLFVSEQVLSRPTATSVTVSIVPKKVMQIYFEYGTAPSVYSYQTVTRSSVPNTPVRYEISGLTPNSRWFYRIRYKESGNTQFLSGPECTFHTQRAKGSSFKFDLMSDSHLYDKKGNSSAMKVTLQNIKNDTTDFVMDLGDTFGDDRNPPAMTQQQMMKLHLNYLPYIGMAANSSHYFFCLGNHEGENGYFLIQNPPNNLAIWGTLARKFYYANPVPDQFYTGNQNVEGFGIGQPENYYAWTWGDAQFIVLDAYRYSFASASSGNWDWTLGQEQYNWFKQTLENSTSKYKFVFAHHVRGWGRGGIIPAGYFEWGGRNMDSSWGFSTNRPGWAAPVHQLMVNHGVNIFFQGHDHLFAQEILDGVVYQEIPMPSDSTYEIGMLANADAYTSVKVRGTGHIRVTVDSDSAKVEFVSAWLPADTNSIFHNGAVAFSYKVAPNPVSVEESHEMPTTMKLDQNYPNPFSASSPGGTPETVIGFSVPEAGHVTLKVYDILGRTVSILADEYKEAGHYRYQFRLTSEERDGINTGFSSGVYIYQLKMNSTVLTKKAIFIK from the coding sequence TTGAGACTATTATTCAAATATTTAATCGCTTTAACACTTTTTAATCTTGCGAACCTGTTCGCTTCTCCGGCAGGTCTGGACACCTCGTTGTTCGTTAGTGAACAAGTGTTGAGTCGTCCAACTGCCACTTCGGTTACTGTCTCAATAGTGCCAAAAAAAGTGATGCAGATTTATTTTGAATACGGGACTGCTCCTTCTGTTTATTCATATCAGACTGTAACCCGGTCATCGGTGCCCAATACACCTGTGCGGTATGAAATCTCGGGACTAACCCCAAACAGCCGCTGGTTTTACAGAATAAGATACAAGGAGAGCGGCAACACCCAGTTTTTAAGCGGTCCGGAGTGTACTTTCCACACACAGAGAGCCAAAGGGAGCAGTTTTAAGTTTGATTTGATGTCGGATTCCCACCTTTATGATAAAAAAGGGAATTCTTCCGCAATGAAAGTGACTCTCCAGAACATAAAGAACGACACAACTGATTTTGTGATGGATCTGGGAGATACCTTTGGAGATGACAGAAATCCACCGGCGATGACTCAACAACAAATGATGAAGCTGCATCTGAACTACCTTCCTTATATCGGGATGGCAGCAAATTCCTCTCATTATTTCTTTTGCCTGGGGAATCATGAAGGGGAAAACGGGTACTTCCTGATACAGAATCCGCCAAATAATCTGGCAATTTGGGGCACACTGGCAAGAAAATTTTATTATGCAAATCCGGTGCCCGATCAATTTTACACAGGCAATCAGAATGTTGAAGGTTTTGGCATCGGTCAGCCCGAGAATTATTATGCCTGGACCTGGGGTGACGCTCAGTTCATAGTCCTGGATGCCTACAGATACTCGTTCGCAAGTGCAAGTTCCGGTAACTGGGACTGGACTCTTGGTCAGGAGCAGTACAACTGGTTCAAGCAAACCCTCGAAAACAGCACTTCAAAGTACAAGTTTGTATTCGCTCATCATGTCAGGGGATGGGGAAGGGGTGGCATAATTCCTGCCGGATATTTCGAATGGGGCGGTAGAAACATGGATTCATCATGGGGGTTCAGCACAAACCGTCCCGGATGGGCAGCGCCCGTACATCAACTGATGGTCAATCACGGAGTGAACATCTTTTTTCAGGGACATGATCATCTTTTTGCTCAGGAGATACTCGACGGAGTTGTGTATCAGGAAATTCCCATGCCGAGCGATTCAACATATGAAATCGGAATGCTCGCCAATGCCGATGCGTACACTTCTGTTAAAGTCCGGGGGACAGGGCATATCAGGGTAACAGTTGACAGCGACAGTGCAAAAGTGGAATTTGTTTCAGCATGGTTACCTGCGGATACGAATTCCATTTTCCATAATGGAGCAGTGGCTTTCTCATACAAGGTTGCTCCGAATCCGGTTTCAGTTGAAGAGTCCCATGAAATGCCGACGACGATGAAACTTGATCAAAACTACCCGAATCCTTTTTCAGCTTCCTCCCCGGGAGGAACCCCCGAAACCGTGATAGGTTTCAGTGTTCCTGAGGCGGGGCATGTCACGCTGAAAGTTTATGATATTCTCGGGCGGACAGTCTCGATTTTGGCTGATGAGTATAAAGAAGCCGGGCACTATAGATATCAGTTCAGATTGACTAGTGAAGAACGGGATGGCATCAACACAGGCTTTTCATCGGGTGTGTACATTTATCAGTTGAAAATGAACTCAACCGTTCTTACCAAAAAAGCGATTTTTATAAAATAA
- a CDS encoding CotH kinase family protein encodes MKKTFIFLWFFAISVLSQTVVQDWEKVFDDTHVGRIDITIAPAYLAWIYSHVTSDSEFVAKVRFRNNHFDETLDSIGFRLRGNTSRNAQKKSFKVSINSFFKGRNFHGLEKLNLNGEHNDPSIVRSKLCFDLFRSAGLRGSRSNHMEVYINNKYYGLYLNTEHIDEEFLSRQYADDSGNLWKCLYPADLVYLGENPQPYITLGGGRPAYELSTNEAGMDFSKLIRLTRILKNTPSTKLLDSLETTLDVLDALKYFSMNVLVGQWDDYWSNMNNYYLYHEPAENLMHVIPYDYDNTFGIDWFNTNWSSANPYTFPKIGAGERPLIEKMLVVPEIRNLYTHLLTYYKTNVFTLPVLNQRIDSLRDMITPSALLDTFRVLDYGFSFNQFLNSFSASSFSLQHVKMGIKQYILARTNSIGSQLNYVSSDPIVYKIDYSPKNPSGTDSIRVEVSAFSNAGLDSVSLQFENLGTGSISKIPMVFSPVLGTKKVEESDRYTAVIPPLGANFRGKLTFRTRDMSGKVAVYPKARKMVVSTPGVVTAGLKINEVLADNTTIPDSSGDFDDWIELYNSSNDTILLTGKYLTDKSDNLVKWRFTQPGLKMVPKQFLVIWCDEEETEPGIHTNFKLSKSGELVFLTDTNGVDIIDSISFGPQTTNMSLARTIDGAGVWMQMAPTPGYSNVPVSVEDEVAPAGYGLMQNFPNPFNPSTVIRYSLKEGGMVSLKVYSSLGEEIAELGGDFKPAGSYQTEFNAQNLPSGVYFLRLSVNGFSMSRKMILLR; translated from the coding sequence ATGAAAAAGACATTTATATTTTTGTGGTTTTTTGCCATTTCTGTTTTAAGTCAGACGGTGGTGCAGGATTGGGAAAAAGTTTTTGATGACACCCATGTCGGGCGGATTGACATAACGATAGCTCCGGCATATCTTGCGTGGATATATTCGCATGTGACCAGTGACAGTGAATTTGTGGCAAAAGTGCGTTTCAGAAACAATCATTTTGATGAGACACTCGATTCCATCGGGTTCAGATTAAGGGGCAACACTTCCCGGAATGCACAGAAAAAATCGTTTAAAGTGTCGATAAACAGTTTTTTTAAGGGGAGGAATTTTCATGGACTCGAGAAACTGAATCTGAACGGAGAGCACAACGATCCTTCGATTGTGAGGAGCAAACTTTGTTTTGACCTTTTCCGAAGTGCAGGTTTGAGGGGCTCACGGTCAAACCACATGGAAGTCTACATAAACAACAAGTATTATGGTTTGTATTTGAATACCGAACATATTGACGAGGAATTTTTGTCTCGACAATACGCCGATGACTCAGGGAATCTTTGGAAGTGTCTTTATCCGGCAGACCTCGTGTATCTTGGTGAAAATCCACAGCCCTATATCACTCTTGGTGGTGGCAGGCCGGCTTATGAACTTTCGACAAATGAAGCGGGGATGGATTTCTCGAAATTGATCAGGCTTACGAGAATTCTCAAAAACACTCCATCCACAAAGCTATTGGATTCGTTGGAAACAACCTTGGATGTTCTCGATGCATTAAAGTATTTTTCGATGAATGTTCTGGTTGGTCAGTGGGACGACTACTGGTCGAACATGAACAACTACTATCTCTATCATGAGCCGGCAGAAAATCTGATGCATGTCATTCCATATGATTATGACAACACATTCGGTATCGACTGGTTTAACACCAACTGGTCGTCCGCAAATCCATATACATTTCCGAAAATTGGTGCCGGTGAGCGACCACTCATAGAAAAGATGCTTGTGGTTCCCGAGATCAGAAATCTTTATACCCATCTGCTAACATATTATAAAACAAATGTTTTCACTCTGCCGGTGTTAAATCAGAGGATAGACTCACTGCGGGATATGATTACTCCATCGGCACTTTTGGATACTTTTCGTGTGCTCGATTACGGTTTTTCGTTCAACCAGTTTCTGAATTCCTTCTCGGCATCTTCCTTTTCCCTTCAGCATGTGAAAATGGGGATTAAACAGTATATTCTTGCGAGGACGAATTCCATCGGCAGTCAATTGAATTATGTTTCCTCCGATCCCATTGTTTACAAGATTGACTATTCACCCAAAAATCCTTCCGGCACCGATTCCATCAGGGTGGAAGTGTCGGCATTCTCCAATGCCGGTCTCGACAGCGTTTCACTTCAGTTTGAAAATTTGGGTACAGGAAGTATCTCAAAAATACCGATGGTGTTTTCTCCCGTTTTGGGAACGAAAAAAGTGGAGGAGAGCGACCGGTACACAGCAGTTATACCTCCTTTGGGTGCAAATTTCAGAGGGAAATTAACATTCAGGACGAGAGACATGTCGGGCAAAGTGGCTGTTTATCCAAAAGCAAGGAAAATGGTTGTTTCAACTCCCGGTGTTGTAACGGCGGGCTTAAAAATAAATGAAGTGCTGGCGGATAACACGACAATCCCCGACAGTTCAGGTGATTTCGACGACTGGATAGAGCTCTACAATTCCTCTAATGATACAATTCTTTTGACCGGGAAATATCTTACCGACAAGAGTGATAATCTGGTAAAGTGGAGATTTACACAACCGGGACTCAAGATGGTTCCGAAGCAGTTTCTGGTCATCTGGTGTGATGAGGAGGAAACAGAACCGGGTATTCACACAAATTTCAAATTAAGCAAGTCGGGTGAACTTGTCTTTCTGACCGATACCAACGGGGTTGATATCATTGATTCAATTTCGTTTGGACCTCAAACAACAAATATGTCCCTTGCAAGAACCATAGACGGAGCCGGTGTCTGGATGCAGATGGCGCCAACACCCGGATATTCCAATGTACCCGTCTCGGTTGAGGATGAAGTTGCTCCTGCAGGATACGGTCTGATGCAAAATTTCCCTAATCCTTTTAATCCTTCAACTGTAATTCGCTATTCATTGAAGGAAGGCGGGATGGTCTCGCTGAAAGTATACTCCTCTCTCGGAGAGGAAATAGCCGAACTGGGTGGCGATTTCAAACCTGCCGGCAGTTATCAAACAGAGTTTAATGCACAAAATCTGCCATCGGGGGTTTATTTCCTGAGGCTTTCAGTAAACGGTTTTTCAATGTCACGAAAAATGATTCTTTTAAGGTGA
- a CDS encoding RNA polymerase sigma factor, whose amino-acid sequence MNDLEIVSRLKAGDSEAFRFVVDRYQNMVMNCAYKFLQNEESAEDITQDVFIEVFESIGSFRVESKLSTWIYRITISKSLNFLKSAKRKKRFAITIRLFGKENVEDRVTGKESDTPAGELEKKEMIAVLNLALDRLPENQKVAFLLSKNDEMSYEEISEVMNLSISAVESLLHRAKVNLRRILFNYYKKNL is encoded by the coding sequence ATGAATGACCTCGAGATAGTAAGCAGACTTAAAGCCGGTGATAGTGAAGCATTCCGTTTTGTTGTTGATCGCTACCAGAATATGGTGATGAATTGTGCGTACAAGTTTTTGCAGAATGAAGAATCAGCAGAAGATATCACCCAGGATGTATTTATCGAGGTTTTCGAATCGATTGGCTCATTCCGCGTGGAATCAAAACTTTCGACCTGGATATACAGAATTACAATCTCAAAATCGTTGAATTTCCTGAAAAGCGCAAAAAGGAAGAAAAGGTTTGCGATTACGATAAGGTTGTTCGGTAAAGAAAATGTGGAGGATCGGGTAACGGGCAAAGAATCTGATACTCCTGCGGGTGAACTCGAAAAAAAAGAAATGATAGCGGTTTTGAATCTTGCCCTGGACCGGTTGCCTGAAAACCAAAAGGTGGCATTTCTCCTTTCCAAGAATGATGAGATGAGTTATGAAGAGATTTCGGAAGTAATGAATCTGAGCATTTCGGCAGTTGAGTCACTGCTCCACAGAGCAAAGGTAAACCTGAGAAGGATTCTATTCAACTATTACAAAAAAAATCTTTAG
- a CDS encoding metallophosphoesterase, producing the protein MKKSIRTILITFLFSIACFASDFTAVSDTLPFTCGELLGRPTANSITIHACTNRDLDVYFEYGTDSLNFTNSTNVKRCLDSIPFVEVLGNLSPNTQYYYRMRYREIGMTNFFARGTHTFHTARPAGSTFTFAVEADPHLDTNSIPAVYTLTLQNILSKKPDFLLDLGDTFMSEKLASQTQLEITKRHLLLREYFDHACHSIPLFLTIGNHEGELGWRLDGTATSLPVLASNTRKLYYPNPEPDAFYSGNSTPEQFVGLRQNYYAWEWGDALFIVIDPYWYTKTKPGWGWTLGATQYNWFKSVVTTSQAKFKFVFCHQIVGGNGNDGRGGTEYAGLFEMGGLNLDSTWGFFTNRPGWEKPIHSLMVENNVSIFFHGHDHFYGRQEKDGVIYQEVPQPSSKSFTNISATQYGYVNGVFLPSRGYLLLTVNDTSAKVEYIRTYLPSEENSQRHNGDIGHSYTIIKSPTGIKQEPQTIPDEYKLHQNYPNPFAAGSPSGNSETVIRYELPVEGYVSLKVYDMLGVEVSTLVDEVQKGGSHEYKFSAKNLSSGIYFYRLSSGAFSATKRMLLLK; encoded by the coding sequence ATGAAAAAAAGTATCAGAACAATTTTAATCACATTTCTTTTCAGCATCGCATGTTTTGCCTCGGATTTTACTGCCGTTTCTGACACTCTCCCCTTTACTTGCGGGGAGCTTTTGGGAAGACCGACAGCAAACTCGATTACAATTCATGCCTGCACGAACAGAGATTTGGATGTTTATTTCGAATATGGTACCGATTCACTCAACTTCACAAATTCCACAAATGTAAAGAGGTGTTTGGACAGCATACCGTTTGTTGAAGTTTTGGGAAATCTGAGTCCGAATACACAATACTATTATCGCATGCGGTACCGTGAAATTGGGATGACCAACTTCTTCGCAAGGGGGACACATACTTTTCACACTGCAAGGCCCGCTGGATCTACATTTACTTTCGCGGTTGAGGCTGATCCACATCTGGATACAAACTCAATCCCGGCAGTATATACTCTTACCCTTCAGAATATTCTTTCCAAAAAACCTGATTTTCTTTTGGATCTTGGCGATACTTTTATGTCAGAAAAACTCGCTTCGCAGACTCAGCTCGAAATAACCAAAAGGCACCTCCTGCTTCGTGAGTATTTCGATCATGCATGCCATTCAATCCCTCTGTTTCTTACTATCGGGAATCACGAAGGGGAACTTGGATGGAGACTGGACGGAACAGCAACAAGTCTTCCTGTTCTGGCATCGAATACACGGAAACTGTATTATCCAAATCCTGAACCTGATGCCTTTTATTCTGGAAATTCCACGCCCGAACAATTTGTCGGGCTCCGTCAGAACTATTATGCCTGGGAGTGGGGTGATGCCCTGTTTATAGTTATCGACCCGTACTGGTACACAAAAACAAAACCGGGATGGGGGTGGACTCTCGGTGCAACACAATACAACTGGTTTAAGAGTGTGGTTACCACAAGCCAGGCAAAGTTCAAGTTCGTATTTTGCCATCAGATTGTCGGTGGAAACGGGAACGACGGCAGAGGCGGTACAGAGTATGCCGGTCTGTTTGAAATGGGAGGTTTGAACCTCGACTCGACATGGGGCTTTTTCACGAACAGGCCCGGATGGGAGAAACCAATTCACTCATTAATGGTGGAGAATAATGTTTCCATTTTCTTTCACGGTCACGATCATTTTTATGGCAGACAGGAAAAGGATGGGGTTATCTATCAGGAAGTCCCTCAGCCATCATCGAAAAGTTTTACGAATATTTCAGCCACCCAGTATGGCTATGTCAATGGTGTATTTCTTCCCAGTCGGGGTTACTTACTCCTGACGGTGAATGATACCAGCGCAAAAGTGGAATATATAAGGACATATTTGCCTTCAGAAGAGAATTCACAAAGACACAATGGTGATATTGGTCATTCGTACACCATAATAAAAAGTCCCACGGGAATAAAGCAGGAGCCTCAGACCATACCCGATGAATACAAACTTCATCAGAATTATCCAAATCCGTTTGCAGCCGGTTCACCCTCTGGAAACAGTGAAACTGTTATCAGATACGAACTGCCGGTTGAAGGGTATGTGTCATTAAAAGTGTACGATATGCTCGGAGTCGAAGTAAGTACACTTGTAGATGAAGTCCAAAAGGGCGGATCTCACGAATATAAATTCAGCGCGAAGAATTTATCGAGCGGGATCTATTTCTACAGACTTTCTTCAGGTGCATTCTCCGCAACAAAGAGAATGCTTTTATTAAAATGA
- a CDS encoding DUF2752 domain-containing protein, whose product MIIFGVIAFGVIFLSFFDETALRLSPVCISVAEYGTECSLCGMTRSFVAISNFDISKSLGYNRAGTALYSIFVINCVFAIKRLYIIYNKKKK is encoded by the coding sequence ATGATCATTTTCGGTGTAATTGCATTCGGAGTGATATTCCTTTCTTTTTTTGATGAGACAGCTCTCAGGCTCTCCCCGGTCTGCATTTCCGTGGCCGAATACGGAACGGAATGCTCCCTCTGTGGAATGACCCGCTCCTTTGTAGCAATTTCAAACTTTGATATTTCCAAATCCCTCGGCTACAACCGAGCCGGAACAGCACTTTACTCTATATTTGTGATCAATTGTGTATTCGCAATAAAGCGACTCTACATCATCTACAACAAAAAGAAAAAATGA
- a CDS encoding caspase family protein, whose amino-acid sequence MVRIFFFLLFAFTLFAQAPELKVELKNTSQVYCLAVSDDGKFLATGSIGKVFIWDLEEGRLINCIKNLIYPVYSMGFTTDSKSLLMAMGNNNVELWDLETLTKTTTYFGHSYMVKELKVAKNGKYFVSLDYKNKIILWDINKGKALREFEPASALVHSVDFSPSGKEIIIGQMEGTIPVIELASGKEVKKINGTRTTSDDYKPGMSEDSLMMMAVRDYSIGNIVLHEAGKVIAFHANMITQWDLATEVQEKFVPLKFTPYRATATKDGKKVALRGGKALKLLDRVSMKITDSITLSPNDFQPLAVDPKGKYFLTGEMDGSVKFFETQTGKEVMTLFAFDSTDWAVVTPDGYFDASQGAMGLLYYVQELDIIPLEAYFEQSYIPSLFRSVRAGGDSKSYIPTKKEIFTNVMVPPSVKLTSTNESKISKNPEETVNITISDEGGGIDELRLYQNGKLVDVKYYKDNKPKAGNKIKEVFPAQLTVGNNIFKASAFSKGRLEGKSNTILIKYDAPKPVSNLYILAIGVNEYENSKYNLNFAGADAELISKEISGVKNNIFKSVVVKTLYDTEATIKNVRAALDTIVANAKPEDTFVFYFSGHGASDDDPDQNMQEFYFILHEVQQIYGNPSARNPYALSGKEMKEYSLKIKAQKQLILIDACQSGQALENFAMRGAQSEKAIIDLSKSRGLYIMAASEADQTAKEIKDLGHGVFTFSLIEGLKCAADFFDKDGVINVKELNMFVNKKVKETAQKFNITPQRPVSWEYLNDFPIKVCD is encoded by the coding sequence ATGGTCAGAATTTTCTTCTTCCTCCTCTTTGCATTTACGCTTTTTGCTCAGGCACCTGAACTTAAAGTAGAGCTAAAAAACACATCTCAGGTCTATTGCCTTGCCGTATCAGATGACGGGAAATTCCTGGCGACGGGCTCGATCGGAAAGGTGTTCATTTGGGATTTGGAAGAGGGAAGACTGATAAACTGCATTAAAAACCTGATTTATCCGGTTTATTCGATGGGATTTACGACCGACTCGAAATCACTTCTGATGGCGATGGGAAACAACAATGTCGAACTTTGGGATTTGGAAACCCTGACAAAAACCACGACATATTTTGGGCACTCCTACATGGTAAAGGAGTTGAAGGTCGCAAAAAACGGAAAATATTTTGTCTCGCTCGACTATAAAAACAAAATTATTCTGTGGGACATTAATAAAGGGAAGGCTCTAAGGGAGTTTGAGCCTGCCTCGGCTTTGGTGCACTCTGTCGATTTTTCACCTTCGGGGAAAGAAATCATTATCGGACAAATGGAAGGGACCATCCCGGTAATCGAGCTTGCATCAGGAAAAGAAGTTAAGAAAATAAACGGGACCCGGACAACAAGTGATGATTATAAACCCGGGATGTCTGAAGACAGCCTGATGATGATGGCTGTTCGTGACTATTCCATTGGAAATATTGTCTTGCATGAGGCAGGAAAAGTGATTGCCTTTCATGCAAACATGATAACGCAGTGGGACCTGGCAACAGAGGTTCAGGAGAAATTTGTTCCTTTGAAATTCACACCCTACCGTGCAACGGCAACAAAAGACGGCAAAAAGGTGGCACTTAGAGGCGGGAAAGCGTTGAAACTTCTCGACAGGGTGTCGATGAAAATTACTGATTCAATTACTCTCTCACCCAATGATTTTCAACCGCTTGCCGTTGATCCGAAGGGGAAGTATTTCCTCACGGGGGAGATGGACGGAAGTGTAAAGTTTTTCGAAACACAGACCGGCAAAGAGGTGATGACTCTTTTTGCATTCGATTCAACCGACTGGGCAGTGGTAACACCTGATGGCTATTTTGATGCATCACAGGGGGCTATGGGACTCTTGTATTATGTTCAGGAACTGGATATCATTCCTCTTGAGGCATATTTTGAGCAGTCATACATCCCCTCCCTCTTTAGATCGGTCAGAGCGGGAGGCGATTCCAAAAGTTATATACCAACAAAAAAGGAAATTTTTACCAATGTGATGGTTCCCCCGTCAGTAAAGCTCACTTCCACAAACGAATCAAAAATTTCGAAAAATCCCGAAGAAACAGTAAATATAACCATCTCGGATGAGGGTGGAGGCATCGACGAACTGAGGCTTTATCAGAATGGTAAACTGGTCGATGTAAAATATTACAAAGACAACAAACCGAAGGCCGGTAACAAAATAAAAGAAGTGTTTCCTGCACAATTGACGGTTGGCAACAATATCTTTAAAGCAAGTGCCTTCAGCAAGGGTAGGCTTGAGGGAAAATCGAACACAATTTTAATCAAGTATGATGCACCAAAACCCGTTTCCAACCTTTACATCCTTGCTATTGGAGTTAACGAGTATGAGAACAGTAAATATAATCTGAATTTTGCCGGTGCTGATGCTGAACTGATCAGCAAAGAAATCTCCGGAGTAAAGAACAATATTTTCAAGTCCGTTGTTGTAAAAACCTTGTATGACACGGAAGCTACGATTAAAAATGTAAGAGCCGCTCTCGACACCATTGTGGCGAACGCAAAACCCGAGGATACATTTGTCTTTTATTTCTCAGGACATGGTGCCTCGGATGATGATCCCGATCAAAACATGCAGGAGTTTTATTTTATTCTTCATGAAGTGCAACAAATTTACGGAAATCCTTCTGCCAGAAATCCCTACGCACTTTCAGGAAAGGAAATGAAAGAATATTCGCTGAAGATAAAAGCGCAGAAACAGTTGATACTTATTGATGCCTGTCAATCAGGGCAGGCTCTCGAGAATTTTGCCATGCGAGGTGCTCAATCTGAAAAGGCAATTATTGACCTTTCAAAAAGCAGAGGTTTGTATATCATGGCAGCTTCCGAAGCTGACCAGACCGCAAAAGAGATAAAGGACCTCGGGCACGGGGTTTTTACCTTCTCCCTCATCGAAGGGTTAAAATGTGCCGCTGATTTCTTTGATAAAGACGGTGTCATAAATGTGAAGGAACTGAACATGTTCGTCAACAAAAAAGTTAAGGAAACGGCACAGAAATTTAATATTACTCCCCAGCGTCCAGTGAGTTGGGAATATTTGAATGACTTCCCCATAAAGGTGTGCGATTAG
- a CDS encoding TerC family protein, with the protein MEWITNPEALIALATLVALEVVLGIDNIIFISILAGKLPKEMQAKARNVGLVLAMVTRILLLLSITWIMKLTSPIFTMFGNEISGRDLILIIGGLFLLGKSTFEIHDKLEGEEHSAGGQVAKSFGMTIVQILILDIVFSLDSIITAVGIVSQIEIMITAVVISVIFMLIFASPVSNFVDKHPTIKMLALSFLLMIGFTLIADGFDYHIPKGYIYFSMAFSIFVETLNLKLRSKSVKPVKLHKKM; encoded by the coding sequence ATGGAATGGATTACCAACCCCGAAGCCTTGATAGCTCTCGCCACCCTTGTCGCACTCGAAGTCGTACTTGGAATAGATAACATAATCTTCATCTCAATTCTGGCAGGTAAACTGCCCAAAGAGATGCAGGCAAAAGCAAGGAATGTGGGTCTCGTTCTCGCAATGGTGACCAGAATACTCCTCCTTCTCTCCATCACCTGGATAATGAAACTGACATCCCCCATTTTCACGATGTTTGGAAACGAAATCAGCGGTCGCGACCTGATTCTGATAATTGGCGGTCTGTTTCTTTTGGGGAAAAGCACTTTCGAGATTCATGACAAACTCGAAGGTGAGGAACACTCTGCAGGGGGACAGGTTGCTAAATCATTCGGAATGACAATAGTACAAATATTGATTCTCGATATTGTTTTTTCTCTCGATTCAATCATTACAGCGGTTGGAATCGTTTCACAGATTGAAATAATGATTACAGCAGTTGTGATATCAGTGATATTCATGTTGATATTTGCCTCTCCTGTCAGTAATTTTGTGGACAAACACCCGACGATAAAAATGCTTGCCCTTTCATTCCTCCTTATGATCGGTTTCACCCTCATAGCCGACGGTTTCGACTATCACATCCCAAAAGGATATATCTATTTCTCGATGGCATTCTCAATTTTTGTTGAGACTCTGAACCTGAAACTCAGAAGCAAATCCGTTAAACCGGTTAAACTGCATAAAAAGATGTAA